TAGTATTAGTGAGTAGCTGTTCAATCAACAGCCCaattgaaatcgatcgaagtcaattggaaaaacagctgatcaactgtcaatccatttcaattgatttcgattgggtTTCGTTGAACACACCTAAAATCAAGTTCCTACTTACatgtaaaaaaatcgattaaatattctgaaattcACACGGTATcttactattaatttttttttttttaaattctattaggtacatacattttgaataaaaatatttaagaaccGTAACATCCTAATGATGTtgcgaacaaaaacaaaataaacgatAAGCCCGTTCGAAACCTTACGcgaataataatttttactgCAAAACTGCCGGCTAAACGTAAATCTGACTTGGagagttttaaattaaattaaagctTATTTAAATATCATAATTAAACTTACCAACAGGAAATATCAACAATTAAGCATGGAAACGGTGAACGTCGATTCGCAAAACAATGATCATCAGAGCAAACGCTGGAATCATCTGCGGAAGATTCTCGAGCGCTCCGGTCCATTTTGTCCACCGAACTTCACCCCTTCGAACGAAACCTTGGAATTTCTGCTGAACACCTGCAAAATTTTGTGCATCGGTTGGTTTTCTTTAAAGTAAGAATTATGTTAAAAGCTCAAAATATTAACTCCCTTTTTCACAGGTGCCGGAGGTTTAGGATGTGAACTACTTAAGGATCTTGCCTTGATGGGGTTCCGTGATATCCATGTAATCGATATGGACACCATCGAGTTGTCGAATTTGAATCGCCAATTTCTGTTCCGCCGAGCGGATATCGGTAAATCGAAGGCCGAATGCGCTGCAGCATTCGTTAATAGGCGCATTCCCGGCTGCACGGTGACACCGCACTTCTGCAAGATTCAGGATTTCGACTCAAATTTCTATCGTCAGTTCCACATCATAGTCTGTGGTTTGGATTCGATCGTGGCTCGGCGTTGGATCAATGGGATGCTGATTTCAATGGTGGAATACACCGAAGATGGGTCTGTGGATGAAACAACGATCATTCCATTGATAGATGGTGGCACCGAGGGATTCAAAGGGAATGCCAGGGTCATTTTGCCGGGAATGACCGCCTGTATTGATTGCACTTTGGATCTGTTTCCTCCGCAAATCAACTACCCATTGTGTACTATTGCAAACACTCCTCGGCTGCCGGAACACTGCATCGAGTATGTGAAAATCATTCAATGGCCTAAGGAGAATCCTTTCGGTAACGACACTCCACTTGACGGGGATGAACCACAACATATCACATGGGTTTACGAAAAAGCTCAAGAGCGAGCCAATAGTTTCAATATTACTGGCCTTTCTTATCGCTTGGTACAAGGTGTGTTGAAAAACATTATCCCAGCGGTAGCCAGCACCAATGCTGTGATTGCAGCGGCTTGCGCAACCGAAGTTTTCAAGATTGCTTCGAGCTGCTGCGAAACGTTGAACAACTACATGGTGTTCAACGATAGTGATGGAATCTATACCTACACGTACGAGGCCGAAAAGAAAGCGGATTGCTTGGCCTGCAGCCAAGTTCCTCGCCCAGTTGACGTGGTCGATCCAAATACGATGACCCTCCAAGATCTGATTCAGTATCTGTGTGAAAGCGCCGAGTTTCAAATGAAAAGTCCCGGGCTGACTGCCACCGTCAATGGAAAGAACAAAACCCTCTATATGGCAACGGTGAAAAGTATCGAGGAGGCCACCAAGGGCAACCTGACCATGTCGCTGGGAGAATTGGGTTTGAAGGATGGCCAAGAAATTATGGTAGCCGATTCAACAAACCCTAGTGCGATTTTGATTAAGCTCAAGTTCCAAAGCAATGAGATTGAAATGGCTTAATAAGCTCCCTATGTACTTGCGTTTCTAATGACATCAATTATTTAAGTATGGAATAAAAAGCTTGTTTGATTTAGTATTTGCCTGGCTTTATCTTGTTTCGGTCGAACCGACCCATACCCTGTTAATAGAAATTACGCTACGTACACTAGAGTGACCGCGAAAAAGGtcatttcgaaattcaaaatctaaCGATATAATTTTTTGCCCAAAATTTCTGCACAATCGGACTTTTTTTAATGACAAATGACTTACACATCCATTAAACGTTAACATATGgcgttattttgaataaaaaaaatctttctattgaaaatgtttaagaaaATGTCAATTTGTTACAGTAACattcatttattatttaaaaaaatcgtgtaacGGTGTTAGTTGataaacaaagacaaaattaacaataatgaaaacaagtaaaaattgaaaaacattttttttttcatttgtatcaTTATTGTAGTTTTTAGtaaatgttgtcatttttgtctaaagCTCGGTGTTACATAGTTGTTGTTCAAATTGTATATATttaatttacttttcaaatatattcagattttaaaaaaccACGATAAATGAGGTTTGGAGTTAGTCTTGGATTGTTTAATAAGCATGCCAATTCATGAACATTCTTAGAAACCCAACGGTTTTTCTAAAAACGGCTCagcccaaaaaagttgatttttggaaaatagtTTGTTTTTCGAATAACAGATTTTGActttctttaaaacatttttaatttatttgcatgaaaaaaatttcgtaTACCCCTAAACACgccgagaaacaccgaa
This sequence is a window from Uranotaenia lowii strain MFRU-FL chromosome 3, ASM2978415v1, whole genome shotgun sequence. Protein-coding genes within it:
- the LOC129755031 gene encoding nedd8-activating enzyme E1 catalytic subunit, with the protein product METVNVDSQNNDHQSKRWNHLRKILERSGPFCPPNFTPSNETLEFLLNTCKILCIGAGGLGCELLKDLALMGFRDIHVIDMDTIELSNLNRQFLFRRADIGKSKAECAAAFVNRRIPGCTVTPHFCKIQDFDSNFYRQFHIIVCGLDSIVARRWINGMLISMVEYTEDGSVDETTIIPLIDGGTEGFKGNARVILPGMTACIDCTLDLFPPQINYPLCTIANTPRLPEHCIEYVKIIQWPKENPFGNDTPLDGDEPQHITWVYEKAQERANSFNITGLSYRLVQGVLKNIIPAVASTNAVIAAACATEVFKIASSCCETLNNYMVFNDSDGIYTYTYEAEKKADCLACSQVPRPVDVVDPNTMTLQDLIQYLCESAEFQMKSPGLTATVNGKNKTLYMATVKSIEEATKGNLTMSLGELGLKDGQEIMVADSTNPSAILIKLKFQSNEIEMA